A single region of the Hyphomicrobiales bacterium genome encodes:
- a CDS encoding AraC-like DNA-binding protein has protein sequence MKNQETTSEVGKVLERGYSEYDRTFREEFCNDLLRSTFEIYQGSSFSARTQVALFDDARVISATLTPGTLTRNAKLVSTETTGLVAINVLRGQARLTSDGRSMTVDPLGVAVIHADVPFQLDILPVGEEAQISWIELSSVTDLRSLIRNKSVMVSSNALSDYISFFVDFFIKYANGDISRYLDLSIRSSIVEMLRAFLRDQVAREDGSNKARLANEIIDYIKNNLELHDLGAAKISRNFNVSQRKLYKIFEDSGLSLRDTILHYRLEAARKELASTVEKKIINIAFDSGFNDVSTFYRNFKRKYGYSPRHTP, from the coding sequence ATGAAAAATCAGGAAACAACCAGCGAAGTGGGAAAAGTACTGGAAAGGGGCTACTCTGAGTACGATCGAACATTTCGTGAGGAATTCTGTAACGATCTCCTGAGATCGACCTTTGAAATATATCAGGGGTCGTCATTCTCAGCACGGACGCAAGTTGCATTGTTTGACGATGCGCGTGTGATCAGCGCGACGCTGACACCGGGAACGCTGACGCGCAATGCCAAGCTTGTTTCAACAGAGACCACGGGCCTCGTTGCCATCAACGTGCTTCGTGGTCAGGCTAGATTGACCAGCGATGGCCGCAGTATGACAGTTGATCCTCTAGGGGTTGCCGTCATTCATGCAGATGTGCCGTTCCAGCTCGATATTCTTCCTGTCGGGGAGGAGGCGCAAATTTCGTGGATTGAGCTATCCAGCGTCACCGATCTGCGATCGCTCATACGCAATAAATCTGTGATGGTTAGCTCGAATGCGTTGAGTGATTATATATCTTTCTTTGTCGATTTCTTTATAAAATATGCAAATGGTGATATATCGCGCTACCTTGATCTATCTATACGTTCAAGTATCGTTGAAATGCTTCGGGCGTTCCTACGCGACCAAGTGGCACGCGAAGACGGTAGCAACAAGGCGCGCCTTGCGAACGAGATTATCGACTATATCAAGAACAATCTCGAGCTACATGATCTCGGTGCAGCGAAAATATCGCGCAATTTCAATGTTTCACAGCGCAAGCTCTACAAGATATTCGAGGACTCCGGCCTCTCTCTGAGGGATACAATCCTTCACTATCGGCTTGAGGCCGCGCGAAAAGAGCTCGCGTCGACCGTCGAGAAAAAGATCATCAATATAGCCTTTGACAGCGGCTTTAACGACGTCTCGACATTCTATCGCAACTTCAAGCGCAAATACGGCTATTCACCGCGACACACACCGTGA
- a CDS encoding Cobalt-zinc-cadmium resistance protein CzcD, whose translation MHSHSLGRWQHEHVFLGERHQSHERRTWIVVGLTAAMMIAEIVGGTIFGSMALVADGWHMSTHAAALGIAALAYRFARTHAHDTRFSFGTGKVGELAAFASAMILASVALMIGYESALRLVSPVTIDFAQALPIAIVGLLVNLASAWLLHDRDHDDGGGHGHNHGHDHSHHGHGHHHHGHSHGHDSNIRAAYVHVLADALTSVLAIVALIGGSLYGLTWLDPIMGLVGTAVILWWSVSLVRSAGAVLLDIVPNKALSGRVRAGLEVKGDRVADLHLWRLGPGHTGVIATIVSDAPEAPTTYKERLRHISGLSHITIEVQACPDHAQARPA comes from the coding sequence ATGCACAGCCACTCCCTCGGCAGGTGGCAACACGAGCATGTGTTTCTGGGCGAACGGCACCAAAGCCATGAAAGACGGACATGGATCGTCGTCGGCCTGACAGCCGCAATGATGATCGCGGAAATTGTTGGCGGCACGATTTTCGGCTCGATGGCGCTGGTCGCCGACGGCTGGCACATGTCGACACATGCCGCGGCCCTCGGTATCGCCGCTCTCGCCTATCGCTTCGCGCGGACCCACGCCCACGACACGCGCTTCTCGTTTGGCACCGGCAAGGTCGGGGAGCTCGCCGCCTTCGCCAGCGCAATGATCCTCGCTTCGGTCGCGCTCATGATCGGCTATGAAAGCGCGCTCCGGCTCGTATCACCGGTAACGATCGATTTCGCGCAGGCGCTGCCCATCGCGATCGTCGGTCTTCTGGTCAATCTGGCGAGCGCCTGGCTCCTGCACGACCGGGATCACGACGACGGTGGAGGCCACGGCCATAACCACGGCCATGATCACAGTCACCATGGCCACGGGCATCATCACCATGGCCATAGCCATGGCCACGACAGCAACATCCGGGCAGCTTATGTCCATGTGCTGGCGGACGCGTTGACCTCGGTCCTCGCCATCGTGGCCCTGATCGGCGGCAGCCTGTATGGGCTGACCTGGCTCGATCCGATAATGGGCCTCGTCGGCACGGCTGTCATTCTATGGTGGTCGGTCAGCCTCGTGCGCTCGGCGGGCGCTGTGCTGCTGGACATCGTTCCCAATAAGGCACTGAGTGGGCGCGTGCGCGCGGGCCTCGAAGTCAAGGGCGATCGCGTCGCCGATCTGCATCTCTGGAGGCTTGGCCCAGGCCATACAGGCGTGATCGCAACAATCGTATCCGACGCGCCCGAAGCCCCCACCACCTACAAGGAGCGGCTGCGCCATATTTCCGGTCTGTCCCACATCACCATCGAGGTGCAGGCCTGTCCGGACCACGCCCAGGCGCGGCCGGCTTGA
- a CDS encoding hypothetical protein (Evidence 5 : Unknown function), which translates to MCQPSATSAIEPKIVPPTISAIIIAAVRPTTIHVRLSWLWCRSPRNTCSCCHLPREWLCIAISFHSRPEAKRAALAGPERHAPGGGLSAEKATIDFDKNQSKLATAPIVSARSSHGGFLGGRCIAFFGDTLAFVWTIPLKSASS; encoded by the coding sequence ATGTGCCAGCCGTCGGCGACCAGCGCCATCGAGCCGAAAATCGTGCCGCCAACAATTTCCGCGATCATCATTGCGGCTGTCAGGCCGACGACGATCCATGTCCGTCTTTCATGGCTTTGGTGCCGTTCGCCCAGAAACACATGCTCGTGTTGCCACCTGCCGAGGGAGTGGCTGTGCATCGCGATATCCTTTCATAGCCGCCCGGAGGCTAAGCGCGCCGCTCTGGCTGGGCCGGAACGACATGCACCGGGCGGCGGCCTGTCCGCGGAGAAAGCAACCATTGATTTTGATAAGAATCAATCCAAACTGGCAACCGCTCCCATAGTATCCGCCCGCTCGAGCCATGGGGGATTCCTTGGTGGCAGGTGCATCGCTTTCTTTGGCGATACGCTCGCGTTTGTGTGGACGATTCCGCTGAAATCCGCCTCATCCTGA
- a CDS encoding HTH-type transcriptional regulator: MNLPPLVQAFVLHFGEMGSRWGINRTVGQVYALLYVSPQPLCADEIVDALGISRSNVSMSLRELQAWKLVLLKHVPSDRRDFYTTPDDVWQILRTLAEERKKREVDPTLSVLREILMQQPASEAERHAQGRMAEMHGLIEQLTNWYDDVKQLETARLATLLTLGSKVTKLLEAKDRIVSLGRTKRSREGDAP; encoded by the coding sequence ATGAACCTGCCTCCTCTCGTGCAAGCCTTTGTTCTCCATTTCGGCGAAATGGGTTCGCGTTGGGGCATCAATCGAACCGTGGGGCAGGTTTATGCGCTGCTCTATGTGTCACCGCAGCCGCTCTGTGCCGATGAAATCGTGGATGCGCTTGGTATCTCGCGCTCGAACGTGTCGATGAGCCTGCGAGAGTTGCAGGCTTGGAAGCTCGTTCTGCTCAAGCATGTTCCAAGCGATCGGCGCGATTTCTACACGACGCCCGACGATGTCTGGCAGATCCTGCGCACCTTGGCGGAAGAGCGGAAGAAGCGTGAGGTTGATCCCACGCTTTCGGTGTTGAGGGAAATCCTCATGCAACAACCGGCCAGCGAGGCCGAGCGCCACGCTCAGGGCAGGATGGCCGAGATGCACGGGCTCATCGAGCAACTTACCAACTGGTATGACGACGTGAAGCAGCTCGAAACGGCGCGCTTGGCGACGCTGCTGACCCTCGGTTCCAAGGTCACGAAGTTGCTCGAGGCAAAGGACAGGATCGTCTCGCTCGGGCGGACCAAGCGTTCGCGCGAGGGGGATGCGCCATGA
- a CDS encoding Transport ATP-binding protein CydD, giving the protein MTDLTYPPSGVDGAGTPQALHPADAGGKQHEFPKFSKLEKPSDLEKSQELSRPRAGIHASARATGYVQTLSSLLWLPQAGLIAWSVGGIADGAGLLDALVPAALVLGIGVLRAALDGWAGRLAFRGARAKLSLLRRDAAAALAGRSPLDRGRPASGLAASALAEQAEAIVPFLARFQPARLKATIVPLVILLAVLVFSWVAALTLLIAGPIIPVFMALIGWRAKAASEAQMVEIGGMNAFLLDRLRGLTTIRALGAVDLTAARLRAHAEDLRKRTMAVLRVAFLSSAVLELFAALGVAMVAVYVGFHLLGQLNFGAWSGRLTLAEGLFVLLIAPAFFEPLRDLSAVWHDRASGEAALAALESLRATGVGLPGADASAARAARAGHGGPSVVIEKVAFGHAGSGRQVIADAAFAIAPGERVALTGRSGTGKSTLLALMAGLVAPDEGQVVIDGRALTADSAADLRARMAWIGQRPHIFAGSLAANITLGRVGLTEARLNEALAVAALRDVAAAHGRLPLGEGGTGLSGGEVLRLALARAAVDPTIDLILADEPTAHLDGETAAMVTEGLLALAQGRTLIVATHDPRLMARMDRCIDVEAQVLGVLA; this is encoded by the coding sequence ATGACGGACCTGACCTATCCTCCCAGCGGTGTCGATGGCGCGGGAACACCACAGGCCCTCCACCCGGCCGACGCGGGCGGCAAGCAGCACGAATTCCCCAAGTTTTCGAAGCTTGAAAAGCCCTCAGATCTTGAAAAGTCACAGGAACTGAGCCGGCCGCGCGCAGGTATTCACGCCTCTGCGCGGGCGACCGGCTATGTGCAGACTCTGTCCTCCTTGCTGTGGCTACCGCAGGCCGGCCTGATTGCATGGAGCGTCGGCGGTATCGCCGATGGTGCGGGCCTTCTTGATGCGCTCGTGCCCGCAGCACTCGTGCTCGGCATCGGGGTTCTGCGGGCGGCTCTTGACGGGTGGGCGGGGAGGCTGGCCTTCCGTGGTGCGCGTGCCAAGCTCAGCCTGCTGCGGCGCGATGCGGCCGCGGCGCTGGCGGGGCGTTCACCGCTTGACAGGGGACGGCCGGCATCAGGCCTTGCCGCCAGCGCGCTCGCCGAGCAAGCCGAAGCGATCGTGCCGTTCCTCGCGCGCTTCCAGCCGGCGCGGCTCAAGGCAACCATCGTGCCCCTGGTCATATTGCTCGCGGTGCTCGTCTTTTCATGGGTCGCCGCGCTGACGCTGCTCATCGCCGGTCCGATCATCCCCGTTTTCATGGCCTTGATCGGCTGGCGCGCCAAGGCCGCGAGCGAAGCCCAGATGGTCGAGATCGGCGGCATGAACGCCTTCCTGCTCGACAGGCTGAGGGGGCTGACGACCATCCGCGCCCTTGGCGCCGTGGATCTCACCGCCGCGAGGTTGCGCGCCCATGCCGAGGATCTGCGCAAGCGCACCATGGCCGTCCTGCGCGTCGCCTTTCTATCGTCGGCGGTGCTGGAGCTGTTCGCGGCGCTCGGCGTTGCCATGGTTGCTGTCTATGTGGGGTTTCACCTTCTGGGGCAGCTCAATTTCGGCGCGTGGAGCGGCCGGCTGACCCTGGCCGAGGGCCTGTTTGTCCTTCTCATCGCACCGGCCTTTTTCGAGCCGCTGCGCGACCTGTCGGCTGTCTGGCATGACAGGGCGTCGGGCGAGGCCGCGCTTGCCGCGCTCGAGAGCCTCAGGGCGACCGGCGTCGGCCTCCCCGGTGCGGATGCGTCGGCGGCCCGCGCCGCGCGTGCCGGCCACGGCGGGCCGTCGGTGGTTATCGAAAAGGTCGCCTTCGGGCATGCCGGTTCTGGACGGCAGGTGATCGCCGATGCCGCATTCGCGATCGCGCCGGGCGAGCGGGTGGCGCTCACAGGCCGCAGCGGTACGGGCAAATCGACCTTGCTTGCTCTGATGGCCGGGCTCGTCGCGCCGGATGAGGGCCAGGTCGTCATCGACGGTCGCGCGCTCACCGCGGATTCGGCAGCGGATCTCAGGGCGCGCATGGCCTGGATTGGCCAGCGGCCGCATATCTTCGCCGGCAGCCTCGCTGCGAATATCACGCTCGGGCGCGTCGGTCTGACGGAGGCCCGGCTCAATGAGGCTCTCGCCGTCGCGGCATTGCGTGATGTGGCTGCGGCCCATGGGAGGCTTCCCCTGGGCGAGGGCGGCACCGGGCTCTCCGGTGGCGAGGTGCTGCGGCTCGCGCTGGCACGGGCAGCCGTCGACCCCACCATCGATCTCATCCTCGCGGATGAGCCGACCGCCCATCTCGATGGGGAAACCGCCGCGATGGTCACGGAAGGGCTGTTGGCTCTCGCGCAGGGACGCACGCTCATCGTTGCCACCCACGATCCGCGGCTGATGGCGCGCATGGATCGCTGCATCGACGTCGAGGCGCAGGTTCTGGGGGTGCTGGCATGA